ATTCTTTAAAGGTAACTTGAATTGCTTTTCTAAGCGCTTCTGTTGTGTAACCTTTATTCAATTCTTCCCTATCTAATTTATAACCAAGTACACAAGATTGATAAATTCCGCGAACAATTAGATTAAATGAAATACATCCAATAATTTTTGTATCATCACCCTTCTTAAAAATCCACAGCCTGATGATCTTACCTTCCGCGAACTCTTTTCTATCCTTTTGTAACTTTTTCTTTTGATAATCTAGCGTGAAAAAATCCTCCGGTCTATACTCTTCCCACGCTTTTAAAAACTCACGATTTTTGTCGTAATATTGAAGAACTTTTTCCGCATACGACTCATCAATTTCTCTTAAATGTAAACGCTCTGTTTCGTATATTTTCATCATCGTATCTCCATTCTTCATACTTGCATAACAAAAACTAATAATCTACCTTTTAACATATTCTCTACGTATGCTCAAATTTCCTGTTATATTTTGCAACCCCTTCCCGAATTTTGTCCTTTCTCTCCCCTTGTCCACAATTTCATTTCTCGTTACAATGAAATTGTACTGATTTGCAAGGAGGTTTAACGATGCATAAAAAAGCTCAAAAAATTATGGTTTATATAATGCTAATTTCTATGCTTGTAACAACACTACTTACTGGCGCAAGTATGTTTTGGTAAAAAGGACGATTCACTCGTCCTTTTTTTACTGTTTACACATACAAAATAGACCATCTCGAAGTCGAGATAGTCTACCTTCTAATGAATATTTTATTTTATATATAGTACAACTGCTACAATACTAAAGGAAAAAGCCATTACAAGCGCTATTACAAAGCTTGTATATTGTTTCTGCTGAAATGCCCCAATAACAAAAGTAAGATTGAGTAATGCCATAAATACAATCGCTACAACGTAAGAACATATATTAAAAGTTGCCAATATGAATGTAATAACAAATAGAAAACCCACAAAAAACTGCATATAAGAAATTTTCGGATTCAAGTACATATGAGCAACCCCTTTACCTATTTTTATCCCGCTATTCGCGGGCAGTAAGACTCCCACCTCAAAATTTGGCTAGGGCAAAGCAGTTAGGCGAGAGGTCAACTGCCCGTAAATGCCCGATTGGTGTGGGCTAATAATCAGTGGGTAATAACCTCCCACTGATTAAAGTTTCACTTTATCTTTCTATATTTTCATTAACGCATGGTTATGTACACATGTCAAGACAACTTATAATAAAAGAAAAAGCCAACTTTTGTGTCGGCTTTTTCATATGCAATGGCACCTTTTTCTTTTGCTAATTGCTGAAATGATTTTTTAGATTTCACAATCCATACTTTCGTTCCAATTGGAATACGATCAAATAAATATTCCACATCGTTTTTCTTCATTCTTATACATCCTTGTGAAATATACTTTCCAATTGAACTAGGTTGGTTTGTTCCATGTATTCCATATTTACTCCCATCAGTTCCTCTTGCATTAAATCCCATCCACCTTGATCCAAGTGGATTTTTTGGTGACCCACCTGGAATATCCTTTGCAATATAGTACGGATCCTTCGCCTTCATTACAATATCAAAAGTTCCTTCTGGGGTTAATTCATTCGTTTTGCCTGTCGCTACTGGAAAAACCTTTTGGATTTTCCCATCGTCAATATAAGCTAATTTATTCGTCGCTTTATTTACAATAATAAAAGGATCTCCGGTACGCGGATTATCACCAAGAGGCCAGATCGGTGATAAAGAAAGACATAATATGAAAGAGAGAAGATACGGCATATGTAATTCCTACCTTCTATATAAGTTCTTTTATATTATCCTTTCCCTTAAAGCGACTTTTAATGAGTAAATATTGCTCCATTTCATACACAAGTTGAACAAGTTTCGCACGTATTT
This genomic interval from Bacillus cereus contains the following:
- a CDS encoding GNAT family N-acetyltransferase is translated as MMKIYETERLHLREIDESYAEKVLQYYDKNREFLKAWEEYRPEDFFTLDYQKKKLQKDRKEFAEGKIIRLWIFKKGDDTKIIGCISFNLIVRGIYQSCVLGYKLDREELNKGYTTEALRKAIQVTFKEFHLHRIEAPIMPRNLASIQVVTKIGFQYEGVSRKMLMVNGVWEDHMRWVLLNE
- the prli42 gene encoding stressosome-associated protein Prli42 translates to MHKKAQKIMVYIMLISMLVTTLLTGASMFW
- a CDS encoding DUF3894 domain-containing protein, which produces MYLNPKISYMQFFVGFLFVITFILATFNICSYVVAIVFMALLNLTFVIGAFQQKQYTSFVIALVMAFSFSIVAVVLYIK
- a CDS encoding L,D-transpeptidase translates to MPYLLSFILCLSLSPIWPLGDNPRTGDPFIIVNKATNKLAYIDDGKIQKVFPVATGKTNELTPEGTFDIVMKAKDPYYIAKDIPGGSPKNPLGSRWMGFNARGTDGSKYGIHGTNQPSSIGKYISQGCIRMKKNDVEYLFDRIPIGTKVWIVKSKKSFQQLAKEKGAIAYEKADTKVGFFFYYKLS